CTCCTTTCCGTGTGACCCCATTAGTGTCCAAATATCCATTTGCGTGACTGCAGGGATGTCCACACCCAGTCTGTGTGACCCCAAGACAATTCACATCCTGGTTTGTGTGATCCCATGGCCATCCACACTATAGTCTGACCTCAGCAGTGTCCACTCCTAAGTCTATACCAGGGAGTATCCATCAATCACTCTGTGTCACCACAGGAGTgtctgcacctcagtttctgaCCTGAGGGGTGCCAACACATCATTTATTTGACCAGGTAACTGTCCCTACCTCAGTCACTACAATCCCAGGAGTGTCTACTCCTCAGTCTGTATAACACCGTAGATGTTCACATCCCAATCTATGTAACACAAAGAATGCCCAATCCACAATATGTGTGCTTTTAGGAGTCTCCATTTCCCAGTGTTTTTAACTTAAAGAGTCCCAAACTCCCCCTGTGTGACCCCAGAGATTTCCACTCTCCAGTGTGTGTAACAGAGCCCTTGGAGTGTTCACACCTCTTGAGTGACCCTATGTCTGTCCACACTCCAGCATGAGTGACTCCAGGAATGTTCAAACCCCCATCTTTGTGACATCATGTCTGTCCACACCCATTCATTCTTACCTCATAGTCGTCTATACCTTAGGCTGAGTCCAGGAGTGCCCACATCCCAGTCTGAATGACCCCAAAATCTCCACAATCCACTCTGCTATCTGACCCCTGGAATGTCCACACCCTGGCATGTGTGACCCTGTGAATGTCTATTAGCCAGTCTGGGTGACTCAGGAGTGTCTACTCCCTAGCATGTGTGACCCCAGAAGTGTCCATATGCAAATCTGTTTGACCCCAGGACCATCTGCTTCCCACTTTGTTTGACTACTATAGTGTCAACATGGTAGTCAATCTGACCCCAGAAGTGTCTACTACCCACTCTGCATGACCTCAAGAGTGTGCAGTCTTCAGTGTGTATGATTCAAGGAGTAACCACTCCCTACGGTGTGTGACTTCTGGATTGCCCAGACCCCCATCTGAGTAACCCAAGGCTGTCCACCCCCTAGAGTATACTACCTCATGTGGTGGCCACACCCCTATCTATGTGGCTCCACGACTGTTCACACTCCACTCTGTGTGACTCCAGAATTATGCACACCACTATCTCTGTGACCTGAAGGGTGTCCACACGATGGTATATTCTAAGACAGTACTGGATTCCTCAGCATTGCTACTCCCCACACCCTCTGTGGATGTGACCTGAGAGTGGATGTTCATACCTAATTCAGTGGATCATTGTGTCCCTAGCTCCGGCCCACACCACCAAGTGACCTCTTCTATTCCTATTTCCCCTCACTCTCTCCAGTGGACCATTCAATTCCCATAGCCTCCTCCCcaaccacacacatatatatatccacatcCCCAAATAGACCATCCCAGCCCCAGACCCTGCAGATTTTGTAGAGAGCAAAGACCAAGACAGCCAGCCTCCCGCCACAGACTCCAGCCCACAGGGAGTAGTGGAGAGGAAGCCAGTAAAGGCACCATTAATGGGAGTAAAACCTTCCAGGATCTTGTGAAACATTTATGGAAATCAACATTTTACACCCTCTTCCTCCCCAactagaatgtcagctccatATGGGCAAGGACATTTGTCCATCTAGTTCTTTAATGTCACCGCAGCACCTAGAGCAGCAGTCAGTACACAGAACGCACTCATTAGgtgtttggtgaatgaatgaaccctCTGACCCCTCAATTCCACTTCTAACTCTAACATGCACGCACATTTTCAGAGCTGTGTGCACAAGGCTGGTAGGAGCCAACAATTGGGACAACCTTGTAAATGTCCACCTATAATATAGCCAATGACTTTCACAGAGTGACATGAATGCTGGGGGTTCATATTCTACCACAGAGCACCCGCTGGGTGTGAGACAGAATGAGTGAGACCAGTGTGTGCCTTCCACAGGACAGGCTGTTGACAAAGAAAAGCAGGTGGGGGCTGGTTATGGTGACGCGTGTGTGCCAGTGTAAGGAAACACCAGCAACTGTCCTCAGTGGTAATTTTTGGAGACTGGAGGATGTCCTTGTAGTCCATATACTGATGTACTGTTGAAACTTTTTATGCAAACCTATATTCATGTATTATAAAGGGAAAATCATATGCTAAAGTCAATAAGCATAGCACAgagaacttgtgtgtgtgtgtgggggggtataTCTGGGGTGTGCCTAGGAAAATCTCAAACTCACATGCCCCATGCCCCAGGAGCTAGACAcataaaccaccaccaccaccacccacacacacagggAACTCAGTTCAGGGTAAGGTAAACAACAGTGGGACTGATGAATGTTCCCTCTCAGCAGTGTTGGGAGAGGGCATGGTAAGGGATGACTGGggatggggaaaacctgagagttCACACCCTGAAAGAATTCAGAAACATTGCACCCTGGGACACAGAGCACTTAACAGCTTAGAGATCTCGgctcagaaacagacccataagccAGAGTGGTCATATCTTAACCCAGATAGCTTTTAACTTCACACCCTGGACACAAACTCTGACTCCCAAATAGATCAGGGGTCTCATATTCTGGGGACACAAGCCTAAGGAGACCAGAGGTCTCGCACCCTAGAATAAAGATCCCCCCACCATACTTGGGATGGGTGATTTTTCTGTGTGATTACAAAGCAATCCCTTACACATACACCTTGTTATGGAccgaatgtttgtgttcccccaaatccttatgttgaagccctaacccccagtgtcaTGGTATTCAGAGGTGAAGCCTTTGGGGGGTGtttagggttagatgaggtcatgagggtggggtcctCATGATGGGATTGATGCCCTTATAAGAAACCAGagcctgctctttctctccaccatgtgaggacacagagagaaggtggtcCTCTTCAAGCCAGGAAGAGATGTTACCATAATGTGATCCTGCTAGCACCTGATCACAGACTttgggcctccagaactgtgagaaaactaatttctgttgtttaagccccccagtctgtggtgctttgttatggtgGCCTGAGCTGACCAAGTCACACCTTAAGCTTTTACTTTCACGGCCCTGAGTTTTACATCAGAGTTCTTGTACTGCCGACCTCTGTTACTACCAGCAGTCCTCAGCCTGGGGCCCTCCCATTTCTGCCCCTTGATCTCTAGGCACTGAGCCAAAGGGTTgtctggaggctccagggcaaAGACACCTAGCCTGCCATGCTGTGCCGTCTGCCCTCCAGGCTGCCAGCCAGGATGTGGGGCAGGACTTTGGAGAAGCAGGTGAGTAGGGTGATCCCAGGGGCCTGGAGCATAGGAGTTTGCCCCAAGGCTGGGGATTGCCTAGCCCAGGCCTGGTaacctgtttcctttctctgtgggCTATCCTGAAGTGTGGACATCCATTTTCCcggtcctcctctctcttcctctttcaaagacaagcagagggcagcagagggACATGGAAAGGCCCTGTTCTAACTCAGTCAGACTGCAACACGTCTGCGCAAGTGGCCCTGAGCTGAGGGATGACTGCTTTGCTCCCTCATGGTGGCTCCAGGGAGCCAGTTTGGCCAGAAACATCAAGATGGGGCAGTGTGGGAAGGGGCCAGAAAACAGGGCACTGACTTTGAACTTTGCCAGGAGAATTCCAGGGGCCCATGACACCCTGAAGGAGACCTTGTAGAGGATTCTGTAGAagaagaggaggcaggagggaggacaTCGTGTTCTGGGCACTCTATTATATAGAGAGATTTGCTGTGGGGAATAAGATGGATTACATTTCATGTAGTGCTTAGAACAGGGCTTGGCAAAGAGTAAGCCTTATATGATTACTATGTCCTGATGATCTTTTTATAAACCAGCTTCCCTCACCTCGCCTCAACAACCCTGAACTATCTGGCCCTTGCCTTCTCCACCTACTACTCATGCCTCACTCTTGGATTCTAAACCATACTGGCCTTCTTCTGGGTCCTTAAGAGAACCAGCCCTGCTCATCCTTGAATTTGTGAGGATGGAGTTCCTTCTCTGCAAACCAGAATCTGGGGAGTGAGTGTGAGCTGGCAGGCACTGAAAATGGGAGGAATGGGTTGAGTTGATTTCCAATAGACTGCCAAAATTGGGGGTTATGGCTAAAGCTGTGCTTAGTGGGTAATCTACAGTTCTAAATGcagagatgaggaaaactgaaaacCAACGATCCGAGCTTCCTTatcaagaagctagaaaaggaacagcaaatttACGTTTAtgaaagtggaaggaaggaattatAAAGAGCAGAAACTGGTAAAATAGAAAGCAGACATACATTGGAGAAAATTGACAAGGTCATAAATTCATTCTTTGaacagattaataaaatattagtaatgtctgttttctctcaaatttttaacagaaaaaaaaataaattaccaatatcagaaatgagaaGGGGGTGCTATTACAGAccctacagacattaaaaggtTTTTAgcattctactttattttcaatGGAGCCCAAATGCCAGTCATTTTCTCATTATACTGCTTCTGTGTCCCTGTGGATCCTCTGTATCCACCAGGACAGTAAAACTCAGCAACATTGCTAACACCTCTTCCACTCATGAAAATACAACAgcacagcattttttaaagttggggCTCAGTGAAAtcaattgtttaaaatgtaatgGTTTGAATAGAATGGAACGCAGTGGAATGGAATGAATATAATAGTATAGggtaaaatggaatggaatggagtaGAGTAGAGTAGAGTAGAGTGGAGTAGAAGTCAGACTTTGTGCTAGGCGCTGGGCCTAATTGTTGTAGTAGATATCCACTAATTTAACAGATATTACTGAACATCTGCTAGTTGTTTGGGACACAgtggggaacaaaacagagagaaatcTCTACCCTTATGTAACTTATATTCTAGTCCTAGAGACAGATAATAGCATATGCATTAGATATGCATAAGGCCCTGAGGCCAAAGATACAAAGATTGCCCTTATGAGAACAGGCAAAAGACAATGTAGCTTGGAGTTCAAAAGAAATGGATGGGGCTGTAGAGACTAAGGGCCATGGAAGGGAATCTGAAATTTAACAAGATGACCATGACAACATCATCATCAGCGTTGACTTTTATAGCAgttgctatgtgtcaggcattgttctaagcccttaaaaatacaatttttttttttttttttttttacttactgatCTTTATTCCCTTAATTTCACCGTAGAAAATAATGACTAGAGGATATAGTAGACCACATTTAATTCTGAACCTATcttttcagaaagattttttaagttttagtataaataaatatcaccTATAGATCCTGAAAAATAGATTCCTGCTCAAGTAAgtcattcagtaggtctgggatgaggCTCAAAGAACTGCAGTTTCAACAGTATCCCGGGAAATTTTAATATAGATACTTCTTGAACCACGCTGTGGAAACACTGACTTGGGGGAGTATGAATATTTCTTGAAATCTGACTGTAGGAGCTCactgtgtgtatatttgtatagAGAAACATAAtggactttcatttttaaataaattattctggGCATTTGCTTAGATTTGTACTTATGTACATGACAAGAGATGATTTTAGGGATGTAAAGCATCCTTCACCTCATCCCTAGTAACCTAGTAAATCCTATGCAGAAAGGCTTAAATACTAACTTGATATAATACAGCATGGGTTCATCAAAAATTCAgtctttaaatgtatttgtaacaAAGTTTCTAAGAATAATGTACACTTACAATATGATTTCACCACAGGcagtatggaaaaaaatacaatttttttaatgttcacaatAATCTTATAAGATTAttgtgaacattaaaaacatatatatatgattattgtgaacattaaaacattaaacattttatgtgaacattaaaaaaattgtatatatatgtatatatatatacaacatatatatatttgtatatatgtatatatatacaatatatatacataatatatattgtatatatatgtgtgtgtgtgtatatatatatatatatatatatatatatatatatatataaaatcacgtacattttacagaaggggaaaccaaggcacagcaAGATTAATTAAACATCAGTCTGGCTCCCCAAATCTGTTCTATTAACTACTATATTGTGCTATAGTGCCAGACCACAGGCACCTTATAATCCTGTAGCACATGTAGTGTAAATGTACAAATTACTAAAGAATGCAAATCAAGAGAAAGATCAGGTGGGAAGTATGCTGAGGGCAGGAAGTAAGAAGGGGGGAGGTGTGCCCTCCCACTAGGTATCAAGGTGAGTCTGGAAATACACATGCctagaaacatttatttcatctGAGATGCTCCCTTCCAGTCCTGGCATAGCTGAGGAGTGAGAAAAAAGGGTACTGAGTAAAACTGGCCAACAGAGAGCTTGTACTTTTAGGGGTTGGGGCTCCTCTGTGTCCTGTCATTCCTTGCAAAAGATATGAATTCCAGCTTGGGGACAACAAGAGAGGGTTTTGTCTTGGTCTCCACTTCCCTAAACTTCATCTCTAGCCCtctggaaggggaaagagaataagaaaacagTAGAGAATGATCATGGCAGACTCTTGTGAATCTACACATGGGTGATAAGACTCTCCTCAAGTTTTTTCCCAGGACTTTTCCCTGGAAATGGGGTTGAGGAGGAAGTATAGTCATTGTGGAGATGAGGGGAgctgggaaggaaacaggaaattTGGGTGTGACCAGTGGCAATGTgatctcttttgaattttttttttaagtcatggagGAACAGCAGTCAGACTCCTTCCCCATGTCTTATCCACAGACTGGACCACATTGTGATGACAGTAAAGAGTATCAAAGACACCATAATGTTTTATTCCAAGATCCTGGGCATGGAAGTCACAACTTTCAAGGTAATCACTTTCCCATATGCAAATTGCAAGTGAAGTAGAATTTGATTATAATATTTTTCAGCCcccttcccctcaaaaaaaaaaaaaaaaaaaaaaaaccaaacaacctcAGAGGAAATCTGTGAGAAAAATGCAAAGGATCAATGTAGGAGATTCCAAATTCTAAATAGTGGAACTTCCAgagacagaatggagaaaaaggtAGGGAGGAAATTGCCATAAAAGTAATGCAAGAGAACTTTCCAGTCTTTGTGTGGAAAGGGTTAACTGAGTATCCAGCACATTGACACTTAGATATGTTCTTGGGAAGTTACAGAACATCAAAGTGGAAATGAATATGGTAAGAGCtttcaaagaagttaaaaataaaagtagttaggggcacctagatggctcaatcggttaagcgtccaactgttgatctcagtttaagtcacgatctcacagttcatgagttcgggccctgcatcgggctctgcactgattgtgtggagcctacttgagattctctctccttctctctgtgcctcccctgcttgtgtgctcactcttgctctctctctctctcaataaatattttaaaaaattaaaactatattaaaaaaaagaaaagtagttcaactacaaagggaaaagaaatatgcAGATACCAGATTGCCCATGAGTCACATCAGAGACCAGAAGACAATAGAacaatttcaagatttttttttaactttattttgatagagagagagatcatgtgcgagcagggcagaggcagagagagagaatcccaagcaggctccacactgtcagtacagagcctgacatggggctcaaacttacgaggcgtgagatcatgacctgagccaaaatcaagagttggatgcttaaccaactgagccacttaggcactcCAAATTTCAAGGTTCTGAGGGGAAAATTTCAACTTAGAATTCTATGTCCAGCCAAACTATTAATCAAGGTGAGTGTAGAGTAAAACATTCTTAGATATATGggtctcctggctggctcagtcagtagagcttgagactcttaatctcagggttgtgagtttgagccccatgttggatgtagagagttcagtttttaaaaaaaaatgtttattcatttttgaggggggggggggcagaggatctgaagtgggatacacactgacagcacagagctatATGCAGGGcaggaacccacgaaccatgagatcatgacctgagctgaagtcagacgctcaactgactgagccacccaggtgcccctaaaatttttaaaatattaagtttattaatttatttttgagagagagagagagagagagagagagagagagagagaacaagtagaggaggggcagaaagagaaggggacagagggtctgaagcaggctctgtactgacagcagcgagcctgacatggggctcgaactcacaaactgctagatcatgacctgagcccaaggtggATGCtaaaaccaactgagccacccaggcaccgcacaatttttttttttctatttttaagatagagagatagagagcaagcaggggaggggcagagagagggagacagagaatcccaagcaggttgagtgttgtcagctcagagccccaggtggggctcgaactcaaaaactgcgagatcatgacctgagccaaaatcaacaatcagacgcttaacttactgagcctcccaggtgccccagggaggttgtttttaattaaaagccccattttaccttttttttttttttttaaccttggaGGTTGTTCTCAGTTGTTCTTCCTTCCCAAATAGGGCGACCAGAAAGCATTGTGTTTTGGAGACCAGAAATTTAACCTCCATGAGGTGGGAAAGGAATTTGAACCCAAAGCTGCTCACCCAGTTCCTGGCTCCCTGGACATATGTCTGATCACAGAGGTACCTTTGGAGGAAATGGTCCAGCACCTCAAGGTGAGTTGGACATCCATTCTTTTTGAGAAGCTGCTGCTGGTATGTTGAAAACAGAATGCATGACCCAGCTGGGTGTTCCTCAAACTTCAGACATAACAGGTTTTGTCATATCCATATCATGCCTGTATACAACCGTTTGCTCATTCTTTTTCCTGACATCATTTTTTCatgtaaacaaatacatttacaTCCCTCTTGTAAAGAATACAAACCTAAATTCTTTTTACATAAACGCATTTATGTAAAAAGCAAATGTTCAACCAAGTACACCAACAGACCATTATATCTTGACACAAAGGAAGTTAACTGCAAAAACAGCTATAAAAACACCAGTCATTAGATTCTATCCACTTCCTTTCTCTGAACCCTCTGGGCCTGATGTTACAAAGGGAGATTTGGCAAATGGTTGGGGAGGTGCTAAGGACTTGGTAGCATCCACCAGAGACTTTCTTCTTGATAGAATCAGAAGGATTGAAATAGGGGGCACCTACCTGGCTAGCTTGGTAggaagagtatgcaactcttgaccttggggtcctgagttcaagccgcacactgggtgtagagattacttaataagaaaaacaaacaaacaaacaaacaaacaaacaaacagggcgtttggatggctcagttggttaagcatccaacttcagctcaggtcatgatctcacagtttgtgagttcaaaccccgtgttgggctctgtgctgacagctcagagtctggaacctgcttctgtgtttccctctctctctgcccttcccccactcattctctttctctctctctctcaaaaataaacacttaaaaaaaggaaaaagaggattGAAATAGGATTGAAGAGGGAATATTTAATTTGGTGTCTTTCTAACACTTAAATTGGTTTAATGTAAAGGAAGCATTGGTTCTCCTTTTGGGGAACACAGAATAAGGTCTTGCATATattctttctttggaaaatatcagTGAAAAAGTCTGGTTTGGAAATAAAGTGGGGGAAAGCATAGGGGCTAAGAATATGGGCTTTTGCCCAGactacctgggtttgaattctggctctgccacttactagataATACTAGGCACCattttatcatccccattttacaggttagGAAATTGAGGTACAGAGCAGTTAGGTACCATGAtcgaggccacacagctggtaattGGCCAgagcagagtgagggaggggagaatggaaGGAGATGAAGTCAGAAAGATATCAGGGGTCTTCTAAGAATTGAATTTTGGTCTCATACATGGACTGTGATGAATGATTTTTGTCTTCCCCTCCCACTTCAGGTTTGTGATGTCCCCATTGAGGAGGGTCCAGTCCCCAGAACAGGGGTCAAAGGACCCATTATGTCCATCTACTTCCGAGACCCTGACAGAAACCTGATTGAGGTGTCCAACTATATCTCCTCATGATTGAGGCTGGCCCTCTGCCATTCTGTTCCCTGtgatgtctccctctccctttctgcccgcAAACTCTCACCCAAGCCCAGAGATCTCCAAGGACTGAGGACTTCGGCACTTCATTCTTCCTACTGGGGGGACCTGAGTTGGGTTTGGGACCAAAATTACATGTCTGAATGTTCTCCATCCAAGGCTCCCCTAATAAATTAACAACCTCTCGATTAATATGAGCTCTTCATTATTATTGTCTCAGTGCTATGTATGAATGTTTGTCCAGGGTGTGAGGTCTCTGAGCTGTTTGGGGGTCAGTGACCAGGGTATGACATCTCTGAGGACCAAATCCAGGGTCATCCCCTTGGGATTCAGGGCCCCTGACAGACTGTCCTTGTTAGTGAGCCCATCCTTTCCCATCCTTTTTGAATTCACCTCATCCCTTCCAAGTGCTGCTTCCTGTGTCCTCCACCCCATAGGCTTCACTGAACCTCAAGATCTCTGTGAGTCCCATGGAACCTTCAAGGACCACCCCAAGTGATACTACCTCCTCCTGGAATGCCCTACCTGATCTCACCCCCAGGGTATGTGGTGCTGTCTACCTTTGGATCTGGTAGGTCCAGATTCATCTTAACTGAGGCTCAGCTCTTGACAGAGTAGACAGGACCGGGACAAATTTCATCTgtttctgcctccccctcccaacACTATCCATTCAATCAACTAATAAACACATATTGAGCACCCACTCTGTGCTTGGCCCTGTTCCAGACATTGGGGAGACAGTGTTGAACAAAAAGGATAAGCATACCTAGATTTGGGGAGTTGTCATTCTAGTagaagagacaaaataaataaaattaagtaaggaaaatatggggcacctgggtggctcagttggttaatgtccaactcttgactttggcttaggtcatgatctcagggctcaggagattgagccccacaacgggctcatgctgacagcacagaccctgttgggattctctctccccctctctctgcccctcccaccactcgtgtgcattctctctctctcaaaataaatacacttaaaaaaaaaaagtaaagaagggctgcctgggtggctcagttggttaagcctctgagactcttgatctcagctcaggtcttaatctcagggttgtgatttcaagccccacgttgggctccatgctgggcatgaggcctacttaaaaaaaacagtaagggaAATATGAAGTATATTAGAGGATGATAAATACTTTGGAGCAAAAGACAACATGGAAAAGAGGGAATGCAGATAAAAATTGCTGGGGCAGTTTCTAACGTGTAATAGGATGGTGGGGGAAACTTCACTGAGAAGCCATTTGCATGCAGATCCAAGATGAGGGAAGGAGGTGCACCAATAGCTGGAGGAAGAGCATAACAAGCAGAGAGAACAGgcaatgcaaaggccctgaagcatGAACGTGCCTGGTGCGTGAGGAACAGTGAGGCCAGTGCAAAGTGAGCAGTGAGTGGAGCAGGGAGCAGCAGGAGGTGAGGTCAGACACGGGGTGGGAGACAGATTGTGTAGGGTATCATGGGCCACGGAGAGAActctggcttttactctgagtgacaGGGGAGCCACGGAAGGGTcataagcagaggagggccaTGATCTGACAGGATTTAACAggctccctctggctgctgtgaagAAAATAGGCTGTAGGTACGAGGGCAGGAACAGGGGACTGTGAGGGGGAGGCTACTATAGTGGTCCAGGCAAGTGGTGCCGGTGCCGGCAGGGGAGGTGATAAAAGGTGGTTAGATAATGGAGATACTCTGAAGACAGAGACTGGATAAGTTCACCAAAAGAGAAACTGTCAACTAGAGAAGAGGTCCAAAGACATTTAGAGTTCTGAAACAAGGATTACCCAGCAAATGAGGCAGGcagtgaggaaaaggaaagagtacAGCGtcctgaatgaatgagtgatggaTAAAGGAGCATGTATGACAGTCTTTTGATGTGAGCAAGCCTCTAGTCTTGTGGACTCTAGTCTCTAAACAGTTCCCAGCTGGTGGTTCAGCCAGACCCTATGAGTGAACCCCCAAAGAGCCCCCCAAACGAAAGAGAGGATGTGTAAGGATGTGAGTTTCAGCATGTGAAAGGCTTTGCCAAAAGCTGTAGCAGGCTTCctgcctgtttttaa
The window above is part of the Panthera tigris isolate Pti1 chromosome X, P.tigris_Pti1_mat1.1, whole genome shotgun sequence genome. Proteins encoded here:
- the GLOD5 gene encoding glyoxalase domain-containing protein 5; translated protein: MLCRLPSRLPARMWGRTLEKQSWRNSSQTPSPCLIHRLDHIVMTVKSIKDTIMFYSKILGMEVTTFKGDQKALCFGDQKFNLHEVGKEFEPKAAHPVPGSLDICLITEVPLEEMVQHLKVCDVPIEEGPVPRTGVKGPIMSIYFRDPDRNLIEVSNYISS